The genomic stretch GCCTACATCAAGTTTAGCTTTAGCATGTCGCATGTAGGATTTTCTGGGATAAAATCAGTTTGTGAGAAAGTTTGTATTATTGGTTTTTGGATGTTTGGTCATAATTAGCATCTTTGCAGTTAGGATTTTGAAGTATTTGCTTGATCAGCAGAGAAGCAGGAGATGTAAGCAGAGAAAGATTACCAAAAGCACCCAGCGTGGTTTTAGTGCTAtttattagcattagcatttgGCAGTGAGGTTGGACAGGGTGCGTAAGAAAAGAGACACTGGCAGAAAAAGATTtgatttaatgtttgcatttaagTTAGTATAGCAAAAGTCTGTTAGCGTTAggactttaaataaattacaatattattacacacacataaatatttaaaattcttaaatatatttatatatatatatatatatatatatatatatatatatataacaattaaacaattataagaattgtattttttatttataaaaaatactccTTATATATACAATTCGTATATTAGTTATGTAATTATCAcatatcattgttttattttatattataaataatatataatgaaacaaaacaattaacataacataaaatttaaaaaatataatattgtatatattactTTTAGACAttaaaaattcaatttttttttcaagctatattgtattttttaataataagtttgtgtatatataatgaTGTAATATGTTACATATTgaatattatattagaatattatattatataatagattaatattagaatattatatagaaatgattaaaaacacatacataacaaaaGTATATACTTAACAAActaacagaaaatgtatttatataatgtcagtatatattttatcaataaataaattatataaatgtgaaaacatGTTCTGTAACATATTATAGGTTTccatatacaaaaataatttaggatttataactatttttattttagaaaatatatacaatatatgttttatatttatcatatatttagttttattcaaaATTAGTTTTTAAGCTATTTGAGACATTTTACATGCATTCTATAAAAAGTAATGGTGgccttttttatttgaattgtaaaCGTTGGatcatttttacctttttatttatttttttattgatctcGTACTGTAATTGTACATACCCGTTTCTCCTTGAGGTCATGAGCCGCTGAACAAAGTCTTGTGCTCTCCTGTTGTAGTCATTGGAGAAAGTTCCCTCAGAATGTCTCTTACCCCTCGCCGGAAGACTTTCTACTGTCTCTGTGCTGCACGACCAGATGATATATGAGTGTTACATAACATAAACCGAACAAAACGAAACCTACATCCCCAAACAAAAAGCCTTCAAACAGCTATAAAGTGAAGATTTCATGTTTAAGCACTTTATTGCTCAGAAACAGACTATAAAACGCCGTAAAAGGCCATTTCTCCAACCTTGTGCTGTCATCCTGCAGTGGGACACAGATGCTGTTTTGAACATAGATGAACAGAAGAAGACCAGCAAGACATTGGACGCCTTTCATTTCGACAGCTTCTTCCAGTTCTGATCACACACGTCCTGAAAAAACGAGAGAACCAACACTTTTGAAACCGACCGAGCATCTACAAAGCCTCAAAAAGAGCGCTTTCAACTTACCGGTTGATGGAAGAGTTGAGTGTGTTTGGATCTTCTCCTGTCGGTTTCGTGGCCTCTTCTCAATCGTCCGGTTCTTATATAGTCGGTCCAGGTGGGCCGTCCCATCTCGGCagcccacacacacacgtacGTTTGCGTTCAGATCCATTAGTGTCAGTCCATTACACACTCTGGATGAAACCATTCATGTT from Carassius gibelio isolate Cgi1373 ecotype wild population from Czech Republic chromosome A22, carGib1.2-hapl.c, whole genome shotgun sequence encodes the following:
- the LOC127942981 gene encoding pro-glucagon-like; protein product: MKGVQCLAGLLLFIYVQNSICVPLQDDSTSTETVESLPARGKRHSEGTFSNDYNRRAQDFVQRLMTSRRNGVADNRVINLAGRRHVDGSFTSDVNKVLDSIAAKEYLQWVMNSKTSGTSGKRGGNQ